A window of the Fuscovulum sp. genome harbors these coding sequences:
- a CDS encoding lysine-2,3-aminomutase-like protein: protein MKVLRAINGVGELVQAGLVAPDAAPALEPVEAAFRIRVTGAMQEAISAPDDPVARQFLPLVNELIIRDEELADPIGDEAHAPVKGLTHRYPDRVIFHVTKTCEVYCRFCFRREAVGDEGSLPEADFLAALDYIAVNPAIREVILTGGDPLVLSARRIKGLIERLSAIAHVDVVRIHTRIPVVAPEKVTDELVAALRGRVAVWVVVHTNHAQEITARAEVALARLVDAGIPLLSQSVLLRGVNDSVAALEGLFRKLIGCRVKPYYLHHCDLAKGTSHFRTTIAEGQALMAGLRGRVSGTLLPTYVLDIPGGFGKAPLVRDHAESLGGGQWRITDWRGGVHLYQDPER, encoded by the coding sequence ATGAAGGTCTTGCGGGCGATCAACGGGGTGGGGGAACTGGTGCAGGCGGGGCTTGTTGCGCCGGATGCCGCGCCTGCGCTGGAGCCTGTCGAAGCCGCCTTTCGCATCCGCGTGACCGGGGCGATGCAGGAGGCGATCAGCGCGCCGGATGACCCTGTGGCGCGGCAGTTTCTGCCATTGGTTAACGAATTGATAATTCGAGACGAGGAATTGGCCGATCCGATTGGGGATGAGGCCCATGCGCCCGTGAAAGGATTAACGCATCGTTACCCGGACCGTGTGATTTTCCATGTGACCAAGACCTGCGAGGTGTATTGCCGTTTCTGTTTCCGGCGCGAGGCGGTGGGGGATGAAGGCTCGCTGCCGGAAGCGGATTTTCTGGCTGCGCTTGATTACATCGCCGTTAATCCCGCGATCCGTGAGGTGATCCTGACCGGGGGCGATCCGCTGGTGCTTTCTGCGCGACGGATCAAGGGGTTGATCGAACGGCTGTCGGCCATTGCCCATGTCGATGTGGTGCGGATTCACACGCGGATACCTGTTGTCGCGCCGGAAAAGGTGACGGATGAACTGGTTGCGGCGCTGCGGGGGCGGGTGGCTGTCTGGGTGGTGGTGCATACCAACCATGCGCAAGAGATCACCGCGCGGGCCGAGGTCGCGTTGGCGCGGCTGGTGGATGCGGGAATTCCCCTGCTTTCCCAATCGGTTCTGCTGCGCGGAGTGAATGACAGCGTGGCAGCGTTGGAGGGGTTGTTCCGGAAATTGATCGGATGCCGGGTGAAGCCCTATTACCTGCATCATTGCGATCTGGCGAAGGGGACGTCGCATTTTCGCACCACGATTGCCGAGGGGCAGGCCCTGATGGCGGGGTTGCGCGGGCGGGTAAGCGGGACGCTTCTGCCGACCTATGTGCTTGATATACCGGGTGGTTTTGGCAAGGCACCGCTGGTGCGCGACCATGCCGAATCGCTGGGCGGCGGGCAATGGCGCATCACCGATTGGCGCGGTGGAGTGCATCTTTACCAAGATCCGGAGCGGTAA
- a CDS encoding DedA family protein, which translates to MTDWLLALVPTYGLWLLAAATFLSCLAIPIPASILMLAAGGFVAAGDLPLIGTLAAAVVGASMGDQLGYLAGRRGGARLLAWLGSRAAPVEKARALLERRGSVAVFFSRWLVSALGPYVNLAAGAAGLSWARFTLWGVLGESVWTGLYVGLGYGFTGNLAAASDLAWTILGFVGAAAVAIGLGYWLFTVLRSDGAGRAG; encoded by the coding sequence ATGACGGATTGGCTGCTGGCGCTGGTGCCGACCTATGGGCTGTGGCTGCTCGCGGCGGCGACGTTTCTGTCCTGTCTGGCGATCCCCATTCCGGCGTCGATCCTGATGCTGGCTGCCGGGGGGTTTGTCGCGGCGGGGGACCTGCCGCTGATTGGCACACTGGCGGCTGCGGTCGTGGGCGCGTCGATGGGCGATCAGTTGGGGTATCTGGCGGGGCGGCGCGGGGGCGCGCGGCTGTTAGCATGGCTGGGGTCGCGGGCCGCGCCGGTGGAAAAGGCGCGCGCGCTTCTGGAGCGGCGGGGGAGTGTCGCAGTGTTCTTTTCGCGCTGGCTGGTGTCGGCGCTGGGGCCTTATGTGAACCTTGCCGCAGGGGCGGCGGGGTTGTCTTGGGCCCGGTTCACGCTTTGGGGTGTGCTGGGTGAATCGGTCTGGACCGGGCTTTATGTCGGGTTGGGCTATGGGTTCACCGGGAACCTGGCCGCGGCGTCCGACTTGGCCTGGACGATCCTTGGATTTGTCGGTGCGGCTGCGGTGGCGATCGGGCTGGGATACTGGCTGTTCACGGTCCTGCGCAGCGATGGGGCAGGGCGGGCGGGGTGA
- a CDS encoding D-amino acid dehydrogenase: MKIVVLGAGVIGVTSAWYLAKAGHEVTVIDRQPGPSLETSFANAGEISPGYSSPWAAPGIPMKAVKWLFMKHAPLIIQPRPDLQKLGWMARMLANCTTAAYQENKSRMVRLAEYSRDCLMDLRAETGVTYDERTQGTLQLFRSAKQVDAAEKDIAVLRADGVPFEVLDRDACIAAEPGLAAARDKIAGGLRLPGDETGDCFKFTNSLSDMAAALGVTFRYGVGIDGLEQEAGRISAVHTSEGRITADAFVVALGSYSPFLVSRFGIKLPVYPVKGYSITVPIVNADRAPVSTVMDETHKIAITRLGDRIRVGGMAEIAGFDLSLNPKRRATLEHSVEDLFGGAGDQSRATFWTGLRPMTPDGTPIVGRSTIPNLFLNTGHGTLGWTMAAGSGRVLADIVSGRATEIESADLGYARYLKPRAARAQGFGVAQPA, from the coding sequence ATGAAGATCGTGGTCCTCGGCGCAGGCGTCATCGGCGTTACCTCGGCCTGGTATCTTGCCAAGGCCGGGCATGAGGTCACGGTCATCGACCGCCAGCCCGGCCCGTCGCTGGAAACCTCTTTCGCCAATGCCGGCGAAATCAGCCCCGGCTACTCGTCGCCCTGGGCCGCGCCCGGCATCCCGATGAAAGCCGTCAAATGGCTGTTCATGAAACACGCCCCCCTGATCATCCAGCCGCGCCCCGATCTGCAAAAACTGGGCTGGATGGCGCGGATGCTCGCCAACTGCACCACCGCCGCCTATCAGGAAAACAAAAGCCGCATGGTCCGCCTTGCGGAATACTCCCGCGATTGCCTGATGGATCTGCGCGCGGAAACCGGCGTCACCTATGACGAACGCACCCAAGGCACGCTGCAACTCTTCCGCAGCGCCAAACAGGTGGACGCCGCCGAAAAGGACATCGCCGTCCTGCGCGCCGATGGCGTCCCGTTCGAGGTGCTTGATCGCGACGCCTGCATCGCTGCCGAACCCGGCCTTGCCGCCGCGCGCGACAAGATCGCCGGTGGCCTGCGCCTGCCGGGCGATGAAACCGGCGACTGCTTCAAGTTTACCAATTCCCTCTCCGACATGGCCGCAGCCCTTGGCGTGACCTTCCGCTACGGTGTCGGCATCGACGGGCTGGAGCAAGAGGCAGGCCGCATCAGCGCCGTCCACACCTCCGAAGGCCGCATCACCGCCGATGCCTTTGTCGTCGCACTGGGCAGCTATTCGCCCTTCCTCGTTTCGCGCTTCGGGATCAAACTCCCGGTCTATCCGGTCAAGGGCTATTCGATCACCGTCCCGATTGTGAATGCTGACCGCGCGCCCGTCTCCACCGTGATGGACGAAACCCACAAGATCGCCATCACCCGTCTGGGCGACCGCATCCGCGTGGGCGGCATGGCCGAAATCGCAGGGTTCGACCTGTCGCTGAACCCCAAACGCCGCGCCACGCTGGAACATTCCGTCGAAGATCTGTTCGGCGGCGCGGGCGACCAGTCGCGTGCAACCTTCTGGACGGGCCTGCGTCCGATGACGCCCGATGGCACCCCCATCGTTGGCCGCTCTACCATCCCGAACCTGTTCCTGAACACCGGCCACGGCACCCTTGGCTGGACCATGGCCGCCGGTTCGGGCCGCGTGCTGGCCGATATCGTCTCAGGTCGCGCGACAGAGATTGAAAGCGCCGACCTCGGCTATGCCCGCTATCTCAAACCCCGCGCAGCACGGGCGCAGGGGTTCGGCGTGGCGCAACCGGCCTAA
- a CDS encoding outer membrane lipoprotein carrier protein LolA, with protein MNRRTALLAPLALVVLGLPVQAEPVPLSALSEYLNRLTTAEAEFTQVNSDGSRTQGRLFIKRPGRVRFEYAPPDQSLVMAGGGQVAIFDAKSNQPPEQYPLSRTPLNLILARNVDLGANKMVIGHYEAQNTTRVVAQDPKNPEYGTIELVFLNDPITLAQWIITDDLGNRTTVVLDRMVLGGDLPSSLFNITIEAQKRAG; from the coding sequence ATGAACAGACGCACCGCCCTTTTGGCCCCGCTCGCCCTTGTTGTCCTTGGCCTGCCTGTGCAGGCCGAACCTGTGCCGCTGTCCGCGCTGAGCGAATATCTGAACCGGCTGACCACGGCCGAGGCTGAGTTCACGCAGGTGAACTCGGACGGGTCGCGCACGCAGGGGCGGCTGTTCATCAAGCGCCCGGGGCGGGTGCGGTTCGAATACGCGCCGCCGGATCAGAGCCTTGTGATGGCGGGGGGCGGGCAGGTTGCGATTTTTGACGCAAAGTCGAACCAGCCGCCCGAGCAATACCCGCTGTCGCGGACGCCGCTGAACTTGATCCTGGCGCGCAATGTGGACCTTGGCGCCAACAAGATGGTGATCGGCCATTATGAGGCGCAGAATACCACGCGGGTTGTGGCGCAAGATCCGAAGAACCCGGAATACGGCACCATTGAGTTGGTCTTTCTGAATGACCCGATCACGCTGGCGCAATGGATCATCACCGATGATCTGGGCAACCGGACGACGGTTGTGCTGGACCGGATGGTTCTGGGGGGCGACCTGCCGTCATCCCTGTTCAACATCACGATCGAGGCGCAGAAGCGGGCCGGTTGA
- a CDS encoding lytic transglycosylase — translation MSRLLRASILLMLLASCGGGNYSAPRNLDNACAIVAERPQYFRAMKDTERRWGIPVHVQMATFHQESKFIGNARTPHRYALGVIPMGRQSSAYGYSQALDGTWEEYEEDQRRFGARRDRINDAADFMGWYMDQSTERLGISKWDAQAQYLAYHEGRTGYANQSYLGKPWLMDVSARVAERSEMYRAQLASCGRG, via the coding sequence ATGAGCAGACTTCTCCGCGCGTCGATCCTGTTGATGTTGTTGGCCTCCTGCGGGGGCGGCAACTATTCGGCGCCACGCAACCTGGACAACGCTTGCGCCATCGTGGCCGAGCGTCCGCAGTATTTCCGTGCCATGAAAGATACCGAACGGCGCTGGGGCATCCCGGTCCACGTTCAGATGGCGACCTTCCATCAGGAATCCAAATTTATCGGCAATGCCCGCACCCCGCACCGCTATGCGCTGGGCGTCATCCCGATGGGCCGCCAATCCTCGGCCTATGGCTACAGCCAGGCGCTGGATGGCACGTGGGAGGAATATGAGGAAGACCAGCGCCGCTTTGGCGCGCGGCGTGACCGGATCAACGACGCCGCCGATTTCATGGGCTGGTACATGGACCAGTCCACCGAACGGCTGGGCATCTCGAAATGGGACGCCCAGGCACAATACCTCGCCTATCACGAAGGCCGCACCGGCTATGCCAATCAGTCCTATCTGGGCAAGCCATGGCTGATGGATGTGTCGGCCCGCGTGGCCGAACGGTCCGAGATGTACCGCGCGCAACTGGCAAGCTGCGGGCGGGGCTAA
- a CDS encoding AEC family transporter, which yields MNLVLTVLEIVAPVGLLGLVGFVWVRAGFEYRLEFITRLCMTLSVPALVFTALMKTEIDPAALTSVVFAAALAYGILTLAFWGITTVLGIDRRTFLAPLIFGNTGNVGLPLALFAFGETGLGYAVVIFAVMILWSFTFGVWMVAGGGSPARLLREPIMVGTLLGALFLWQGWQTPVWLTNSLDLIGQIAIPLMLITLGVAVARLNAGRLGRALWLSLLRAAVCLGVALGAGLLFGLPPVALAVLILQVTTPVAVTSYMLAEKYGADAESVAGLVIASTLLSVITLPLTLAFLI from the coding sequence GTGAACCTTGTCCTTACAGTGCTGGAGATCGTGGCCCCCGTCGGTCTGCTCGGCTTGGTGGGTTTCGTCTGGGTCCGCGCCGGGTTCGAATACCGGCTGGAATTCATCACACGCCTGTGCATGACGCTGTCGGTCCCCGCCCTCGTCTTCACCGCGCTCATGAAGACAGAGATCGACCCCGCCGCCCTGACATCGGTCGTGTTTGCCGCAGCGCTTGCTTATGGCATCCTCACGCTGGCCTTCTGGGGCATCACCACGGTGCTGGGGATTGACCGGCGCACCTTTCTTGCACCGCTGATCTTTGGCAATACCGGCAATGTGGGCCTGCCTTTGGCTCTGTTCGCCTTTGGCGAAACGGGGCTTGGCTATGCGGTCGTCATCTTCGCGGTGATGATCCTGTGGAGCTTTACCTTCGGCGTCTGGATGGTGGCAGGCGGCGGGTCACCCGCACGCTTGCTGCGCGAACCGATCATGGTCGGCACGCTCTTGGGCGCGCTGTTCCTGTGGCAGGGCTGGCAGACGCCGGTCTGGCTGACCAACTCGCTGGATCTCATCGGCCAGATCGCCATTCCGCTCATGCTCATCACGCTGGGTGTCGCGGTGGCACGGCTGAACGCGGGCCGCCTTGGCCGCGCGCTTTGGTTGTCCCTTCTGCGTGCAGCGGTCTGCCTCGGCGTGGCCCTTGGCGCCGGGCTGTTGTTCGGCCTGCCCCCCGTCGCGCTGGCCGTGCTGATCCTGCAAGTCACCACCCCGGTTGCCGTCACCTCCTACATGCTGGCCGAAAAATACGGCGCGGATGCCGAGTCGGTGGCAGGCCTTGTCATCGCCTCCACACTGCTGTCGGTGATCACACTTCCGCTCACTCTCGCGTTTCTGATCTGA
- the hspQ gene encoding heat shock protein HspQ, with the protein MFTAAAKYHIGQVVRHRKHPFRGVIFDVDPRFSNTEEWYDAIPEEARPSKDQPFYHLLAENDQSYYVAYVSEQNLLPDETGEPVGHPDLPDLFGDFENGRYPLQFQMN; encoded by the coding sequence ATGTTCACGGCGGCAGCGAAATATCACATCGGGCAGGTGGTCCGGCATCGGAAGCACCCCTTCCGCGGCGTGATCTTTGACGTCGATCCGCGCTTTTCCAATACCGAGGAATGGTACGACGCGATCCCCGAAGAGGCGCGCCCTTCAAAGGATCAGCCGTTCTATCATCTGCTGGCCGAAAACGACCAAAGCTACTACGTCGCCTATGTGTCGGAGCAGAACCTGCTGCCGGATGAAACGGGCGAACCTGTGGGCCATCCCGACCTGCCCGATCTGTTCGGCGATTTTGAAAACGGCCGCTATCCGTTGCAGTTCCAGATGAACTGA
- a CDS encoding STAS domain-containing protein yields the protein MELAVRQEGAVTVVRPAEARLDAMAAVMFKDRMKAALEGGAARVVLDLSGVGFLDSSGLGAVVAAQRFLRAGQALELAGLTGAVERVFRLTRMDRMFTIHAGVDDALRATA from the coding sequence ATGGAACTTGCGGTCAGACAGGAAGGGGCGGTTACCGTGGTGCGGCCCGCCGAGGCGCGGCTGGATGCGATGGCCGCCGTGATGTTCAAGGACAGGATGAAGGCCGCGCTGGAAGGCGGGGCCGCGCGCGTGGTGTTGGACCTGTCCGGTGTCGGGTTTCTGGATTCCAGCGGGTTGGGGGCCGTGGTCGCGGCGCAGCGGTTTCTGCGGGCAGGGCAGGCGCTGGAACTGGCCGGGCTGACCGGCGCGGTGGAACGGGTGTTCCGGCTGACGCGGATGGACCGGATGTTCACCATTCATGCAGGGGTGGATGATGCATTGCGCGCGACGGCGTGA
- a CDS encoding ATP-binding protein, with product MQGWMMHCARRRDRHVIAADPAAVRDLLIALEQGPALAGLTGEERECTLLVLAEALNNVVEHGYGGGPGWIGLMPGPRHSGRDWRILDRSQSVPPEECLQAEMPQDAAEGGFGWPLIRALTEEVGLRRCVGFNVLTLQVRAEGTQAPCAAGMEGRG from the coding sequence ATGCAGGGGTGGATGATGCATTGCGCGCGACGGCGTGACCGGCATGTGATTGCCGCCGACCCGGCCGCCGTGCGCGATCTGTTGATTGCGCTGGAGCAGGGCCCTGCGCTGGCCGGGCTGACCGGGGAAGAGCGGGAATGCACGCTTCTTGTACTGGCCGAAGCGTTGAACAATGTGGTGGAGCATGGCTATGGCGGTGGTCCCGGCTGGATCGGGCTGATGCCGGGGCCGCGGCACAGCGGGCGGGATTGGCGCATCCTTGACCGGTCGCAGAGCGTGCCGCCCGAGGAATGCTTGCAGGCCGAGATGCCGCAGGATGCTGCCGAAGGCGGGTTCGGCTGGCCGCTGATCCGCGCCTTGACCGAAGAGGTGGGATTGCGCCGCTGCGTGGGGTTCAATGTGCTGACCCTTCAGGTTCGGGCAGAAGGGACGCAAGCGCCATGTGCCGCGGGGATGGAGGGGCGGGGGTAA
- a CDS encoding gamma-glutamyltransferase family protein — translation MRDFQMPGRSPVYAKNGMCATSHPLAAKVAVEVLERGGNAVDAAIAGAVLLGICEPQMTGIGGDCFVLIKPAGREDVIALNGSGRAPGGLSAAAMRAKGLTAVPIHGIEAVTLPGAVDAFCRLSADWGKLGLDAVLAPAIRYADEGVPVAPRVAFDWAGDAQHLQGAARQHYLMNGAAPKAGAIFRAPGQAEVLRRIAKEGRKGFYEGEVAEDMVASLRALGGSHSMEDFAAVACDYDDPVSGNYKGVDLIEHPPNGQGATAILMLNILKHFDIASMDPFGAERAHIEAEAAKLAYDARNRFIADPDHTTRLAHMLSDETAAKLAALIDLDRAMPAAAPLTEAVHKDTIYITVVDKDRMAVSLIYSIFWGFGSGLASDRFGINFQNRGAGFSLQEGHPNEAAPGKRPMHTIIPGMLKRDGRVMMPFGVMGGAYQPCGHARFVTNLVDYGMEPQDANDAPRCFSGVDGMLVERGYADTVRARLAEMGHDVSIPHDPIGGCQAILIGDDGVLVGASDPRKDGCALGY, via the coding sequence ATGCGCGATTTTCAGATGCCGGGCCGGTCGCCCGTTTACGCCAAAAACGGGATGTGCGCGACCTCGCACCCGCTTGCCGCCAAGGTGGCGGTTGAGGTGCTGGAGCGTGGTGGCAATGCCGTGGATGCGGCGATTGCGGGCGCGGTTCTGCTGGGGATCTGCGAGCCGCAGATGACCGGGATCGGCGGCGATTGTTTTGTGTTGATCAAACCGGCGGGGCGCGAGGATGTGATCGCGCTGAACGGTTCGGGGCGCGCGCCGGGTGGTCTGTCGGCGGCGGCGATGCGGGCGAAGGGTTTGACAGCGGTGCCGATCCACGGGATCGAAGCCGTGACCCTGCCCGGTGCCGTGGATGCCTTCTGCCGCCTGTCGGCGGATTGGGGCAAGCTGGGGCTGGATGCGGTGCTGGCCCCGGCGATCCGTTACGCCGATGAGGGTGTCCCGGTCGCGCCCCGCGTGGCCTTTGACTGGGCCGGGGATGCCCAGCATTTGCAGGGCGCGGCGCGGCAGCATTATCTGATGAATGGCGCGGCACCGAAGGCGGGGGCCATTTTCCGTGCGCCGGGGCAGGCCGAAGTTTTGCGCCGGATCGCGAAGGAAGGGCGGAAAGGGTTCTATGAGGGTGAGGTGGCCGAGGACATGGTCGCCTCGCTCCGCGCGCTGGGCGGGTCACACAGCATGGAGGATTTCGCCGCTGTCGCCTGCGATTACGACGATCCGGTGAGCGGGAATTATAAGGGCGTGGATCTGATCGAGCATCCGCCGAACGGGCAGGGCGCGACGGCAATCCTGATGCTGAACATCCTGAAGCATTTCGACATTGCGTCGATGGATCCGTTCGGCGCGGAACGCGCGCATATCGAGGCGGAGGCAGCGAAGCTGGCCTATGATGCGCGCAATCGGTTCATCGCGGATCCCGATCACACCACGCGGCTGGCACATATGCTGTCCGACGAGACGGCGGCGAAACTGGCTGCACTGATCGATCTGGACCGCGCGATGCCGGCGGCGGCCCCGCTGACCGAGGCGGTGCATAAGGACACGATCTATATCACCGTGGTCGACAAGGACCGGATGGCGGTAAGCCTGATCTATTCGATCTTCTGGGGGTTCGGGTCGGGGCTGGCGTCGGACCGGTTCGGGATCAATTTCCAGAACCGTGGCGCGGGCTTTTCGCTGCAGGAGGGCCACCCGAATGAGGCGGCACCCGGCAAGCGGCCGATGCACACGATCATTCCGGGGATGCTGAAGCGGGACGGTCGGGTGATGATGCCCTTTGGCGTGATGGGCGGGGCCTATCAACCCTGCGGCCATGCGCGGTTCGTGACCAATCTGGTGGATTACGGGATGGAACCGCAGGATGCGAATGACGCGCCACGCTGCTTTAGCGGGGTGGATGGCATGCTGGTGGAACGCGGCTATGCCGATACGGTGCGGGCGCGGTTGGCGGAGATGGGGCATGATGTGTCGATCCCGCATGATCCGATCGGGGGCTGTCAGGCCATTCTGATTGGCGATGACGGGGTGCTTGTCGGGGCATCGGACCCCCGCAAGGATGGCTGCGCCCTTGGATACTGA
- a CDS encoding GAF domain-containing protein, giving the protein MDYDAITESIRALCAGETDAVALMATVVCEIHHHHPFADWTGFYRVVGPDLLKIGPYQGGHGCLVIPFSRGVCGAAARTGQVLNVPDVEAFADHIACSSSTRSELVVPVWNGAGVLLGVLDLDSDTAAAFTPADEEWIVPLLAEVFRDAA; this is encoded by the coding sequence GTGGATTACGATGCGATCACGGAAAGCATCCGCGCGCTTTGCGCGGGTGAGACGGATGCGGTCGCGTTGATGGCGACGGTGGTGTGCGAGATTCACCACCATCACCCCTTTGCCGATTGGACGGGGTTCTATCGGGTGGTGGGTCCGGACCTGTTGAAGATCGGGCCGTATCAGGGCGGGCATGGCTGTCTGGTCATTCCGTTTTCCCGCGGGGTCTGCGGGGCGGCGGCGCGGACGGGGCAGGTACTGAACGTGCCGGATGTCGAGGCGTTTGCGGATCACATCGCGTGTTCATCGTCGACCCGGTCGGAACTGGTGGTGCCGGTGTGGAACGGGGCGGGGGTGTTGCTGGGGGTGCTGGATTTGGACAGCGACACGGCTGCGGCGTTTACCCCGGCGGATGAGGAGTGGATCGTGCCCTTGCTGGCCGAGGTCTTTCGGGACGCGGCCTGA
- a CDS encoding GFA family protein codes for MRGSCHCGAVRFEVDGPIRDALACHCTQCRKVSGHFWAASSVPVARWRVTEGRGLRWYRSSPVAQRGFCGDCGATLFWLPEADAVFDWGTPAEHEISFSPGALEGPLSIKVAKHIYAGDAGDYYAPEGPPPEAGPAPEQLAASCLCGECRFTLPGPAGEITACHCHQCRSLSGHYSASFDVDETAVEWQARDGLAEYGTAGGGVRGFCKACGSSLWFRAADGAFSVEAGAVDGPTGGRLAAHIFVVDKGGHYDITDGLPQFPGWG; via the coding sequence ATGCGCGGGTCATGCCATTGCGGGGCCGTGCGGTTTGAGGTGGATGGGCCCATCCGCGACGCACTGGCCTGCCATTGCACGCAATGCCGCAAGGTGAGCGGGCATTTCTGGGCCGCGTCATCGGTGCCGGTGGCGCGCTGGCGGGTGACCGAGGGGCGGGGGTTGCGGTGGTACCGTTCCTCACCCGTGGCGCAGCGGGGGTTTTGCGGGGACTGCGGGGCCACGCTGTTCTGGCTGCCTGAGGCGGATGCCGTGTTCGACTGGGGCACGCCTGCGGAGCATGAGATCAGCTTTTCCCCCGGAGCGCTGGAGGGGCCGCTGTCGATCAAGGTGGCAAAGCACATCTATGCCGGGGATGCGGGGGATTACTACGCCCCCGAAGGACCGCCGCCCGAGGCGGGGCCCGCGCCCGAGCAACTGGCGGCGTCATGCCTGTGCGGCGAATGTCGATTCACCCTGCCCGGTCCGGCGGGCGAGATCACGGCCTGTCATTGCCATCAATGCCGCAGCCTTTCGGGGCACTATTCCGCATCCTTTGATGTGGATGAGACAGCGGTGGAATGGCAGGCGCGGGATGGGCTGGCCGAATACGGCACGGCCGGGGGCGGGGTGCGAGGGTTCTGCAAGGCATGCGGATCAAGCCTGTGGTTCCGCGCGGCGGACGGTGCCTTTTCGGTTGAAGCCGGGGCGGTGGATGGGCCAACCGGCGGACGGCTGGCCGCGCATATCTTCGTGGTCGACAAGGGCGGCCATTACGATATCACCGATGGCCTGCCGCAATTCCCCGGCTGGGGCTAA
- a CDS encoding glyoxalase: MDYDTIPAPAFGHSLRAVSVNLLVRDVLAEVAFLTQVFALTAHRSSADFAILLHAGQPIQLHADHTYGAHPLLGLLPEAPPRGAGIELRLHEADPDLAAQAAAQFPDAVILQPPADKPAHGLREAVILCPNGYAWVPSRRL; the protein is encoded by the coding sequence ATGGATTACGACACCATCCCCGCCCCCGCCTTTGGCCACAGCCTGCGCGCAGTCAGCGTGAACCTTCTGGTGCGCGATGTTCTGGCAGAAGTGGCGTTTCTCACGCAGGTCTTCGCGCTGACCGCCCATCGCAGCAGCGCCGATTTCGCCATCCTTCTTCATGCAGGCCAACCGATCCAGCTTCATGCCGATCACACCTATGGCGCCCATCCCCTGCTTGGGCTCTTGCCCGAAGCGCCGCCCCGTGGCGCGGGGATCGAACTGCGCCTGCACGAGGCCGACCCCGACCTTGCGGCGCAGGCCGCGGCGCAGTTTCCCGATGCGGTGATCCTGCAACCCCCCGCCGACAAGCCCGCCCATGGCCTGCGCGAAGCGGTGATCCTATGCCCCAATGGCTATGCCTGGGTGCCCAGCCGCCGCCTTTAG
- a CDS encoding homocysteine S-methyltransferase family protein — MAEITLLDGGMGQELVARSGDEPTPLWATRVMIDHPGMVAAIHDDYFAAGASVATTNTYNILHDRLERVGMDDQFHALHLRALMEAHEARARAGRGIIAGSMGPLGESYRPDLTPPVEVSAALYAEKARIMAAHVDVVLIETMSSLDLARGALIGAQAAGKPVWLSVSVHDRDGTKLRSGEPVSGLAEVLKAAPAAAVLANCSMPEAMMAALGELKGLGLLFGAYANGFSEISHLPLPEDGGAPDYCARHDLTPARYVEFAMSWVAMGATIVGGCCEVGPAHIAALATALKAKGHRIV; from the coding sequence ATGGCCGAGATCACGCTGCTGGATGGTGGCATGGGGCAGGAACTGGTGGCGCGGTCGGGGGATGAGCCGACGCCACTTTGGGCCACGCGGGTGATGATTGATCATCCCGGGATGGTTGCGGCGATCCATGATGATTACTTTGCAGCAGGGGCTTCTGTCGCCACAACGAACACCTACAACATCCTGCATGACAGGTTGGAACGGGTGGGGATGGATGACCAGTTCCACGCCCTGCATCTGCGTGCGCTGATGGAGGCGCATGAGGCGCGGGCACGGGCCGGGCGGGGGATCATCGCCGGGTCGATGGGGCCGCTTGGCGAAAGCTATCGCCCCGACCTGACGCCGCCTGTTGAGGTTTCGGCGGCGCTTTATGCCGAAAAGGCGCGGATCATGGCGGCGCATGTGGATGTGGTGCTGATTGAGACGATGTCGTCGCTCGATCTGGCGCGGGGGGCGCTGATCGGGGCGCAGGCGGCGGGCAAGCCGGTCTGGCTGTCGGTTTCGGTGCATGACCGGGATGGGACAAAGCTGCGGTCGGGCGAGCCTGTTTCCGGGTTGGCCGAGGTGTTGAAGGCCGCGCCTGCAGCGGCGGTGCTGGCCAATTGTTCTATGCCCGAGGCGATGATGGCGGCGCTGGGCGAGTTGAAGGGGCTGGGTCTGCTCTTTGGGGCCTATGCCAACGGATTTTCCGAGATTTCGCATCTGCCGCTGCCCGAAGATGGCGGCGCGCCGGATTACTGTGCGCGTCATGACCTGACGCCTGCGCGCTATGTCGAATTTGCGATGTCCTGGGTGGCGATGGGGGCCACGATCGTGGGGGGGTGCTGCGAGGTGGGGCCTGCGCATATCGCCGCGCTGGCAACGGCGCTTAAGGCAAAGGGGCATCGGATCGTTTGA